In one Arthrobacter jinronghuae genomic region, the following are encoded:
- the hutH gene encoding histidine ammonia-lyase yields the protein MQLRNNVVGTAAVELGVGPLSGEDILAVARHGARVTLTPEALAAMAASCGVIEALAADDKPHYGVSTGFGALAVKQIPPEQRIQLQRSLIRSHAASSGSEVDREVVRALMLNRLATLATGRTGVRPAVALAYAGMLNAGITPVVGEYGSLGCSGDLAPLSHCALALMGEGEVRDAGGQLVPASAALAAAGLEPVELQEKEGLALINGTDGMLGMLTLAIADLHRLLATADLAAAMSVEGLLGSDSVFAADLQALRPQPGQSESAANIRSVLSGSVLIEEQKTGGFTRVQDAYSLRCAPQVHGAARSTLLHAEAVAAAERASAIDNPVVTLDGRLESNGNFHGAPVAYVLDFLAIAVADVASMSERRTDRFLDRSRSHGLNAFLAHDPGVDSGHMIAQYTQAGIVSELKRLAVPASVDSIPSSAMQEDHVSMGWAAGLKLRRALDGLTRVLAIELLTSARGLDMRDGGTATSRSAPAVTAARAVIRTVVPGPGPDRYLAPEIEALRVLVEGGSLLAAVEDELGTRLH from the coding sequence ATGCAGCTACGCAACAACGTCGTGGGCACCGCCGCCGTGGAACTGGGGGTTGGTCCGCTCTCCGGCGAGGATATCCTCGCCGTCGCCCGGCACGGTGCGCGGGTGACGCTGACTCCCGAGGCCCTGGCTGCCATGGCCGCCTCGTGCGGGGTCATCGAGGCTCTCGCCGCAGATGACAAGCCGCACTACGGCGTCTCCACCGGGTTCGGCGCCCTGGCGGTCAAGCAGATCCCGCCGGAGCAGCGGATCCAACTGCAGCGCTCGCTGATCCGCAGCCACGCGGCGTCGTCGGGGTCCGAAGTTGACCGGGAGGTGGTGCGTGCCCTGATGCTCAACCGCCTGGCTACGCTGGCCACCGGCCGGACGGGAGTGCGTCCCGCCGTCGCCCTGGCATACGCCGGGATGCTCAACGCGGGTATCACTCCGGTGGTGGGCGAGTACGGCTCCCTGGGCTGCTCCGGAGACCTCGCTCCGCTCTCCCACTGTGCCCTGGCGCTGATGGGCGAAGGGGAAGTGCGCGACGCCGGCGGGCAGCTGGTGCCCGCTTCGGCAGCGCTCGCCGCAGCCGGGCTGGAACCGGTGGAGCTGCAGGAGAAGGAGGGGCTGGCGCTCATCAACGGTACGGACGGGATGCTGGGCATGCTGACCCTGGCCATTGCGGACCTGCACCGGTTGCTGGCCACGGCGGACCTCGCGGCCGCCATGAGCGTGGAAGGCCTGCTCGGCAGCGACAGCGTGTTTGCCGCGGACCTCCAGGCGCTGCGGCCCCAGCCCGGGCAAAGCGAATCAGCAGCGAACATCCGCTCGGTCCTGTCCGGATCCGTCTTGATCGAGGAGCAGAAGACCGGCGGGTTTACCCGGGTGCAGGATGCCTACTCGCTGCGCTGTGCACCCCAGGTCCACGGGGCCGCCCGCTCCACGCTGCTGCATGCCGAAGCCGTGGCGGCAGCCGAGCGGGCCTCAGCCATCGATAACCCGGTAGTGACGCTGGACGGACGGTTGGAGTCCAACGGCAACTTCCACGGTGCGCCGGTGGCCTATGTGCTGGATTTCCTGGCCATCGCCGTCGCGGACGTTGCGTCCATGAGCGAGCGGCGCACTGACCGGTTCCTGGACCGGTCCCGCAGCCACGGCCTCAATGCCTTCCTGGCCCACGACCCCGGTGTGGACTCCGGGCACATGATTGCCCAGTACACGCAGGCCGGCATTGTCTCGGAGCTCAAGCGCCTGGCGGTGCCGGCATCGGTGGATTCCATCCCGTCCTCCGCCATGCAGGAGGACCATGTCTCCATGGGCTGGGCGGCAGGGTTGAAGCTCCGCCGGGCACTGGACGGACTGACCCGGGTGCTGGCCATTGAGCTGCTGACCTCGGCACGGGGGCTGGACATGCGCGACGGCGGCACGGCCACCTCGCGCAGCGCTCCCGCAGTGACGGCGGCGCGGGCCGTGATCAGGACTGTTGTGCCCGGGCCCGGTCCGGACCGGTACCTGGCCCCGGAAATCGAGGCGCTCAGGGTGCTCGTCGAGGGTGGTTCCCTGCTGGCAGCGGTGGAGGACGAACTGGGAACCCGCCTGCACTGA
- a CDS encoding NAD(P)/FAD-dependent oxidoreductase: MTADISCDILLIGGGIAGLSLAAEVASRMAAAPQPRGSGGGVVLVEAEPALGYHTSSRSARQLIPSYGPPVIQDLTLRTLALIRAAEADLPEPVLAPRSFLLIGDDESVRDRASAHMHPVMPAEALGLAPELRPEAFSAAGLDNTSVACNTDALLDYHRERLTAAGGRIVTGRRVQAAVRVGDPGAQRWEAAADGLRFEAPMVVNAAGAWADIVAETFGARPQGLTPYRRTAAVVDVERPLDAGAPMVADARDRFYYRPEGRQVLISPSEREPSVAEDSRPRDTDVQALVELVNSVTTMGITGVARAWTGLRTETPDGLPAVGWDPDVPGFFWLAGQGGYGFQTSSAVAELAAGILLAEDVENGAREALTPARHRV; encoded by the coding sequence ATGACCGCTGACATTTCCTGCGACATCCTGTTGATCGGCGGCGGCATCGCCGGTCTCTCGCTGGCCGCCGAGGTCGCGTCCCGGATGGCCGCGGCCCCGCAGCCCCGGGGGAGCGGAGGCGGGGTTGTCCTGGTGGAAGCTGAACCGGCCTTGGGCTACCACACATCCTCCCGCTCCGCCCGGCAGCTGATCCCCAGTTACGGGCCGCCGGTGATCCAGGACCTGACCCTGCGGACCCTGGCCTTGATTCGGGCGGCGGAGGCGGACCTGCCGGAACCCGTCCTGGCGCCTCGGAGCTTCCTGCTGATCGGAGACGACGAGTCGGTGCGGGACCGGGCGAGTGCCCATATGCACCCGGTAATGCCGGCTGAAGCCCTGGGGCTGGCTCCCGAGCTGCGGCCGGAGGCTTTCAGCGCTGCCGGGCTCGACAACACATCAGTGGCCTGCAACACCGATGCACTGCTGGACTACCACCGGGAGCGGCTGACCGCGGCGGGCGGCCGCATCGTCACGGGCCGGCGAGTACAGGCGGCAGTGCGCGTAGGGGACCCGGGCGCACAGCGCTGGGAAGCCGCGGCTGACGGACTGCGGTTTGAGGCTCCGATGGTGGTCAATGCGGCCGGCGCCTGGGCGGATATCGTCGCGGAAACCTTCGGGGCCCGTCCCCAGGGGCTCACGCCTTACCGCCGCACCGCCGCCGTCGTCGACGTTGAACGGCCGCTGGATGCCGGGGCGCCCATGGTGGCGGACGCACGCGACCGGTTCTACTACCGGCCCGAAGGCAGGCAGGTACTTATATCGCCGTCGGAACGCGAACCAAGCGTGGCGGAAGACTCCCGGCCCCGCGACACAGATGTGCAGGCATTGGTGGAACTGGTCAACAGCGTCACCACCATGGGAATCACCGGCGTTGCCCGCGCCTGGACCGGGCTGCGTACGGAGACACCGGACGGGTTGCCCGCGGTGGGCTGGGATCCGGACGTTCCGGGGTTTTTCTGGCTGGCCGGGCAGGGCGGATACGGGTTCCAGACATCATCCGCCGTTGCCGAGCTGGCCGCGGGAATCCTGCTTGCCGAGGACGTCGAAAACGGTGCCCGGGAAGCCCTCACCCCCGCCCGGCACCGAGTGTGA
- a CDS encoding bifunctional 4-hydroxy-2-oxoglutarate aldolase/2-dehydro-3-deoxy-phosphogluconate aldolase — protein sequence MTELTRSGLVAIIRGTDRDAAAAAALVLFEEGISCVEIALTTPGAFEAIEKIRRQLPDGAWVGAGTVLTAADAMDAAAAGAQFVVTPGVTESIPAAAGLGLPVLAGAFTATEAMDAMTRGASAVKLFPASAAGPGYLSALRGPLPSIPFIAVGGVGLADAPGFFRAGAVALGLGSPLVGDAATPAGNLASLRTRARQFIQVVIDEAAAR from the coding sequence ATGACGGAACTGACCCGCAGCGGGCTCGTGGCGATTATCCGCGGGACGGACCGTGACGCAGCCGCGGCCGCTGCGCTGGTTCTTTTCGAAGAAGGGATCAGCTGCGTAGAGATTGCCTTGACCACTCCGGGCGCGTTTGAGGCAATCGAAAAGATCCGGCGGCAACTCCCGGACGGCGCCTGGGTGGGCGCGGGAACGGTGCTCACGGCGGCGGACGCCATGGACGCTGCGGCGGCGGGCGCACAGTTCGTGGTAACCCCCGGCGTGACTGAGTCGATCCCGGCGGCCGCGGGCCTGGGCCTGCCCGTCCTCGCCGGGGCATTCACCGCTACCGAAGCCATGGACGCCATGACGCGGGGAGCCAGCGCGGTCAAGCTGTTTCCGGCCTCGGCTGCCGGTCCCGGGTATTTGTCGGCGCTTCGGGGACCGTTGCCGAGCATTCCCTTTATCGCCGTCGGCGGGGTTGGGTTGGCGGATGCGCCCGGCTTTTTCCGCGCCGGTGCGGTGGCCTTGGGCCTTGGCAGTCCGTTGGTAGGCGACGCCGCGACGCCGGCAGGGAACCTGGCCAGCCTTCGGACGCGGGCACGGCAGTTTATTCAAGTGGTCATTGACGAGGCCGCTGCCCGCTGA
- a CDS encoding aminoglycoside phosphotransferase family protein produces MANLPAAEISADAALVSQLVREQHPHLGGQDLEQVASGWDNYIYRLGTEYAIRLPRRKSAAGLTANEQRWLPQLTADVPVPTSAPLFCGAPCELYPWPWSITVWFDGQDVSLSPRDRNVALAEPLAGFLNAFHRPAPPDFPRNPFRGGPLSGRDEAVQGRLNSGMVPHAARVQELWEEAQDIPAWTGPPLWLHGDLHPANLVAKDNTLQAVIDFGDLTAGDPATDLAAAWLVFDAEGRDIFRRSLGSQYDGDPHVWERARGWAICMATILLANSDDAPGLYLVGSETLMEILTGDRERF; encoded by the coding sequence ATGGCCAACCTTCCCGCTGCCGAAATCTCTGCCGACGCCGCTCTGGTGAGCCAGCTGGTGCGGGAGCAGCACCCCCACCTGGGCGGGCAGGACCTGGAGCAGGTTGCCAGCGGATGGGACAACTACATTTACCGGCTGGGCACGGAGTATGCCATCCGGCTGCCCCGCCGGAAGTCTGCGGCCGGACTGACGGCCAACGAACAGCGCTGGCTCCCGCAGCTCACCGCCGACGTGCCCGTACCGACCTCCGCCCCGCTGTTCTGCGGGGCACCGTGTGAGCTCTACCCGTGGCCGTGGAGCATCACGGTCTGGTTCGACGGCCAGGATGTGTCCTTGTCGCCGCGGGACCGAAACGTTGCCCTCGCCGAACCGCTGGCAGGCTTCCTTAACGCCTTCCACCGGCCGGCACCGCCGGATTTTCCCCGTAATCCGTTCCGGGGCGGACCGTTGTCCGGGCGGGATGAAGCCGTACAGGGCAGGCTGAACAGCGGCATGGTGCCCCACGCCGCCCGGGTGCAGGAACTCTGGGAGGAGGCCCAGGACATCCCGGCCTGGACCGGACCCCCGCTGTGGCTGCACGGAGACCTGCACCCCGCGAATCTCGTCGCCAAGGACAACACCCTGCAGGCGGTCATCGATTTCGGCGACCTCACCGCGGGCGATCCGGCCACGGACCTGGCAGCAGCCTGGCTGGTGTTCGACGCCGAAGGGCGGGACATCTTCCGCCGCAGCCTGGGCAGCCAGTACGACGGCGACCCGCACGTTTGGGAGCGGGCCCGCGGCTGGGCGATCTGCATGGCAACCATTCTGCTGGCGAACTCCGACGATGCTCCGGGACTGTACCTGGTGGGCTCGGAAACCCTGATGGAGATCCTCACCGGCGACCGGGAAAGGTTCTAG
- a CDS encoding acylphosphatase: MNEQENPEGTARRLTARVTGEVQGVGFRYRTLRQAVQLGLTGVVSNAADGSVHVVAEGREPALDGLREFLRGPKAPGVVAGVEESFSPATGEFRDFSAE; encoded by the coding sequence ATGAATGAGCAAGAGAATCCGGAAGGCACTGCCCGCCGTCTGACGGCACGGGTCACCGGCGAGGTCCAAGGCGTCGGTTTCCGATACCGCACCCTTCGGCAGGCCGTGCAGCTGGGCTTGACGGGCGTGGTCTCCAATGCGGCGGACGGATCCGTCCACGTGGTGGCCGAGGGCAGGGAACCGGCCCTGGACGGGCTTCGTGAATTCCTGCGCGGCCCCAAGGCGCCGGGCGTAGTGGCCGGCGTCGAAGAATCCTTTTCTCCGGCCACCGGGGAATTCCGCGATTTCAGTGCCGAATAG
- a CDS encoding carbohydrate ABC transporter permease: MSAVTELPESFTPVEATGRRRKPLRSRAYKWFRVCALVLVVLLLLAPLAWMVLASFKTNVDIYDAAKSLIFTPTFENYANVLARNNYFVFIFNSFWVAFASTLLSLLLGVPAAYAMSRFSMQRSALVVLMARIIPGVSLLVPWYYVFSNLRMVGGFSVLILSHMFVALPLIVYIMMSYFDSLPLELEESAQVDGLSPIGAFRLITLPLSVPGIMTAGILSFIFSWNNFMFALVLSGSSTKTLPVAIFDFVSYASIDWGGLMAAATVVTIPIMVIALFTQKYVVSGLTAGATKG; encoded by the coding sequence ATGAGTGCCGTTACCGAGCTGCCCGAGTCCTTCACCCCGGTTGAGGCAACCGGCCGCCGCCGCAAACCCCTGCGCAGCCGCGCCTACAAATGGTTCCGCGTCTGCGCCCTGGTGCTGGTGGTCCTGCTGCTCCTGGCACCGCTGGCCTGGATGGTCCTGGCATCATTCAAGACGAACGTGGACATTTACGACGCCGCGAAGTCGCTGATCTTCACACCCACCTTCGAGAACTACGCGAACGTCCTGGCGCGCAACAACTATTTCGTTTTCATCTTCAACAGCTTCTGGGTGGCGTTCGCCTCCACGCTGCTGTCCCTGCTGCTGGGCGTGCCGGCGGCGTATGCCATGAGCCGCTTCTCCATGCAGCGTTCCGCGCTGGTGGTGCTGATGGCGCGGATCATTCCCGGCGTGAGCCTGCTGGTGCCGTGGTACTACGTCTTTTCGAACCTGCGGATGGTGGGCGGGTTCAGCGTCCTCATCCTCAGCCACATGTTCGTGGCGCTGCCCCTGATCGTCTACATCATGATGAGCTACTTCGATTCGCTCCCGCTGGAGCTGGAGGAATCGGCCCAGGTGGACGGGCTCTCACCCATCGGTGCCTTCCGGCTGATTACGCTGCCGCTCTCCGTACCGGGGATCATGACCGCCGGCATCCTGTCCTTTATCTTCTCCTGGAACAATTTCATGTTCGCCCTGGTGCTTTCGGGGTCTTCCACCAAGACCCTTCCGGTAGCGATCTTCGATTTTGTGTCCTACGCAAGTATCGACTGGGGCGGACTCATGGCTGCCGCCACCGTGGTCACCATTCCGATTATGGTTATCGCCCTGTTCACTCAAAAATACGTAGTCAGCGGCCTTACCGCCGGCGCGACCAAGGGATAG
- a CDS encoding carbohydrate ABC transporter permease, with protein sequence MAAVLTPVRKTAGQSFSDWANAHRKWLFAAPAMIFVGLLIVFPVAWTLYLSLTDASGSVRADSDFIGPDNYLTVLTDTDRFWPAAGRTAYFTVSALAVELVLGMCIALLLWRPFRGEKWVRVAILLPLVATPVAVGMMWRLIFDPNIGFANQMLGWVGIPPQPWLSGVESALPTTIFIDIWQWTPMIVLILLAGLTSLSDEPDEAARIDGASAWQRFRYVTLPLMMPTVIVAVLLRSIDALKTFDILYATKGKGGGSFNEVETLNIYAYGLSFDYNKYGLSSTVLILFFLIIVGIMFFLTRRRKGTN encoded by the coding sequence CCGGAAGACAGCCGGACAATCCTTTTCCGACTGGGCCAACGCCCACCGCAAATGGCTGTTTGCTGCACCCGCCATGATCTTCGTCGGGCTGCTGATTGTCTTCCCGGTGGCCTGGACCCTGTATCTGAGCCTGACGGACGCATCCGGCTCGGTGCGGGCCGATTCGGATTTCATTGGCCCGGACAACTACCTGACCGTGCTGACGGACACCGACCGCTTCTGGCCCGCCGCCGGCCGTACCGCGTATTTCACCGTCTCTGCCCTGGCCGTGGAACTGGTCCTGGGGATGTGTATTGCCCTGTTGCTGTGGCGGCCGTTCCGGGGCGAGAAATGGGTGCGCGTTGCGATCCTGCTGCCGCTGGTGGCGACACCGGTGGCGGTGGGCATGATGTGGCGGCTGATCTTCGACCCGAACATAGGTTTTGCAAACCAGATGCTCGGCTGGGTGGGGATTCCGCCGCAGCCATGGCTCTCGGGTGTTGAGTCCGCCCTGCCGACCACCATCTTCATCGACATCTGGCAGTGGACACCCATGATCGTACTCATTCTGCTGGCGGGCCTGACCTCGCTGTCCGACGAACCGGACGAGGCGGCACGCATCGACGGTGCGAGTGCCTGGCAGCGCTTCCGGTACGTGACGCTGCCGTTGATGATGCCGACGGTGATTGTGGCAGTGCTGCTGCGCAGCATCGACGCACTGAAAACCTTTGACATCCTCTACGCCACCAAGGGCAAGGGCGGCGGGTCCTTCAACGAAGTGGAAACGCTGAACATCTACGCCTACGGCCTGAGCTTCGACTACAACAAATACGGGCTGTCATCCACGGTGCTGATCCTGTTCTTCCTGATCATTGTCGGCATCATGTTCTTCCTGACCCGGCGCCGGAAAGGAACCAACTGA
- a CDS encoding IclR family transcriptional regulator, producing the protein MPAAYARVQVPAAAQVLAILRYLGQQAGPVSASAVARDLSLPRSTTYHLLAALVSDGFAVHLPEERRYALGATAHELGTGYARQAPLQRIARFPLRGLVARTRFTAHLAVLQGTDVIYVIEERAPRQQPLVTDAGIRLPAHRTASGRVLLAGMTGAQLRALYPDPGAVRSSRSSGAGLPGLLKEVRGRGYAWEENEVTEGFSSIAVPVPDRSGHTVAGLTLTAPNRAPAAGIEAAPAHRIEAMADRVLPDLLRCAAELSRRLGARPRPAPNVSEMPDNHPGPAAP; encoded by the coding sequence ATGCCCGCCGCCTATGCCCGTGTCCAGGTCCCGGCCGCAGCCCAGGTCCTGGCCATCCTGCGCTATCTGGGACAGCAGGCCGGACCGGTCAGCGCGTCCGCCGTCGCGCGGGACCTTTCGTTGCCGCGCTCCACCACGTACCACCTGCTCGCAGCGCTGGTAAGCGATGGTTTTGCCGTGCACCTGCCGGAAGAACGGCGGTATGCCCTCGGCGCCACCGCACATGAACTGGGTACCGGCTATGCCCGGCAGGCTCCGCTGCAGCGCATTGCCCGGTTCCCGCTGCGCGGGCTGGTGGCCCGGACCCGCTTCACCGCGCATCTGGCGGTGCTGCAGGGAACGGACGTGATCTACGTGATCGAGGAACGGGCGCCGCGCCAGCAGCCGCTGGTGACCGACGCCGGCATCCGCCTTCCGGCCCACCGCACTGCCAGCGGCCGGGTCCTGTTGGCCGGGATGACAGGTGCGCAGCTGAGGGCGCTCTATCCGGACCCGGGGGCTGTCCGGTCCTCCCGCAGCAGCGGTGCCGGCCTGCCGGGCCTGCTGAAGGAGGTCCGGGGGCGCGGCTACGCCTGGGAGGAGAACGAAGTCACCGAAGGGTTCTCGTCCATTGCCGTACCCGTGCCGGACCGCTCCGGGCACACGGTCGCCGGCCTGACCCTGACCGCACCAAACCGTGCACCGGCAGCGGGCATCGAGGCGGCTCCGGCGCACCGGATCGAGGCCATGGCGGACCGGGTCCTGCCCGACCTGCTGCGCTGCGCCGCCGAGCTTTCCCGCCGGCTTGGCGCCCGCCCGCGGCCTGCTCCCAATGTGTCTGAGATGCCAGACAACCATCCCGGGCCGGCTGCGCCCTGA
- a CDS encoding protein phosphatase 2C domain-containing protein gives MQEDTCGYAGSTAWVIDGASSLLPQLGLPGPSDPAWYARNLDLLLTDAAVAAGVAPAPQVLADALTRMDQLARTLAGEERIRFPSAALCLAALTGDGVEILALADCHAVVELEDGSLVHVTHEPADIRIGTEHSADPVRERELRVLDRELRNTPGRLWVARREAEAAYQARTVRLGPARRVVLASDGAWRAVELGIVDGPGGFLAAAGSAVAAQELLLALRTLQAELGENADDATLLTLERISP, from the coding sequence GTGCAGGAGGACACCTGCGGCTACGCGGGCTCCACAGCCTGGGTAATCGACGGCGCGAGTTCCCTCTTGCCTCAGCTCGGGCTGCCGGGCCCCTCGGACCCGGCCTGGTATGCCCGGAATCTTGACTTGTTGCTGACGGATGCCGCAGTGGCGGCCGGTGTTGCACCCGCCCCGCAGGTGCTGGCCGACGCCCTGACCCGGATGGACCAGCTGGCCCGCACCCTGGCCGGCGAGGAGCGGATCCGCTTCCCGTCTGCGGCCCTGTGCCTGGCGGCGCTGACAGGGGACGGCGTGGAGATCCTCGCACTGGCGGACTGCCACGCGGTGGTTGAACTGGAGGACGGCTCGCTGGTCCATGTCACGCACGAACCGGCCGACATCCGGATCGGCACCGAACATTCGGCGGACCCGGTGCGGGAACGCGAGCTGCGGGTGCTGGACCGGGAACTGCGCAATACCCCGGGCCGGCTGTGGGTGGCCCGGCGGGAAGCAGAAGCCGCATACCAGGCACGCACCGTCCGGCTTGGCCCGGCACGGCGGGTTGTGCTTGCCTCCGACGGCGCCTGGCGGGCGGTGGAACTGGGAATCGTCGACGGGCCCGGCGGGTTCCTTGCGGCGGCAGGCTCCGCGGTCGCCGCCCAGGAGCTGCTGCTGGCGCTGCGCACTCTGCAGGCGGAGCTGGGCGAAAACGCCGACGACGCCACCCTCCTCACATTGGAAAGGATTTCCCCATGA
- the dgoD gene encoding galactonate dehydratase, with product MRVARIETFMVPPRWLFVRVETDSGLAGWGEATCEGRSETVRTAVDQLSELLLGRDPLRIEDNWQLLTKGSFYRGGPILASAVSGLDQALWDIAGKHFDTPVHQLLGGHVRERIRMYGWVGGDDPGEIADAVSAQVEAGLTAVKMNASGRMGPIATTAELDAVVGRVAAAREVLGGSRDVAVDFHGRFSAANVRRVVPLLEPYRPFFLEEPVLPENPHLLRSVTSATSIPIATGERLYSRQEFLPVLQAGIAVAQPDLSHAGGISEVRRIASLAEVYDVQLAPHCPLGPLALAACLQVGFATPNFLIQEQSIGIHYNQGAEVLDYVVDKTPLKFVDGSIERLTGAGLGIEVDEQAVRSADKHGHAWRGPLWRHDDGSFAEW from the coding sequence ATGCGGGTTGCCCGAATCGAAACCTTCATGGTCCCGCCGCGCTGGCTGTTTGTCCGGGTGGAAACCGACTCCGGACTGGCAGGGTGGGGAGAAGCCACCTGCGAGGGGCGTTCCGAAACGGTCCGGACTGCGGTGGACCAGCTCTCGGAGCTGCTCCTGGGGCGGGATCCGCTGCGGATCGAGGATAACTGGCAGCTGCTCACCAAGGGTTCCTTCTACCGGGGCGGGCCCATCCTGGCCAGCGCCGTGTCCGGTCTGGACCAGGCGCTGTGGGACATCGCCGGCAAACATTTCGACACACCCGTGCACCAGTTGCTGGGCGGGCATGTCCGGGAACGGATCCGGATGTACGGCTGGGTGGGGGGCGACGATCCCGGGGAGATTGCGGACGCAGTCAGTGCACAGGTGGAGGCAGGCCTCACCGCGGTGAAAATGAATGCCAGTGGCAGGATGGGGCCGATTGCCACCACCGCGGAACTGGACGCCGTCGTCGGGCGGGTTGCGGCGGCCCGCGAGGTGCTCGGCGGCAGCCGGGATGTGGCAGTGGATTTCCATGGACGCTTTTCCGCCGCCAACGTCCGCCGGGTTGTGCCGCTTTTGGAACCGTACCGTCCGTTCTTCCTGGAGGAACCGGTGCTGCCTGAGAACCCGCATCTTCTCCGCTCCGTCACCTCCGCCACCAGCATTCCCATCGCCACGGGGGAGCGGCTGTACAGCAGGCAGGAGTTCCTGCCCGTTCTCCAGGCGGGGATTGCCGTGGCGCAGCCGGACCTGTCCCACGCCGGCGGCATCTCGGAGGTGCGCCGGATCGCCTCCCTTGCCGAGGTCTACGATGTGCAGCTCGCGCCGCACTGTCCGCTGGGCCCGCTGGCATTGGCTGCATGCCTGCAGGTGGGGTTCGCGACGCCGAACTTCCTGATCCAGGAACAGAGCATCGGCATCCACTACAACCAGGGCGCCGAGGTCCTGGACTATGTTGTTGACAAGACACCGCTGAAGTTCGTGGACGGCAGCATCGAACGGCTTACCGGTGCCGGCCTGGGCATCGAGGTGGATGAACAGGCCGTGCGGTCGGCAGATAAGCACGGTCATGCATGGCGCGGACCGCTCTGGCGGCACGATGACGGGTCCTTCGCGGAATGGTAG